A portion of the Kribbella jejuensis genome contains these proteins:
- a CDS encoding DUF6167 family protein, producing the protein MKRIFWLIIGIAVGVYAVTRLKKKAQVLAPAGMQESAAKLASAVRHFGDQVREGMAERETELRDALGIENASQTDSTQRKDYR; encoded by the coding sequence GTGAAGCGGATCTTCTGGCTGATCATCGGGATCGCCGTCGGCGTGTACGCCGTCACCCGGCTGAAGAAGAAGGCCCAGGTGCTCGCTCCGGCAGGAATGCAGGAGTCCGCGGCCAAGCTGGCGTCCGCGGTCCGGCACTTCGGCGACCAGGTCCGCGAGGGCATGGCCGAGCGGGAGACCGAGCTACGGGACGCGCTCGGCATCGAGAACGCATCCCAGACTGATTCGACGCAGCGTAAGGACTACCGGTAA
- a CDS encoding DUF948 domain-containing protein, with protein MSVGEVAGLIAACALLILVGLLAYPILKLGKVFDETRIMVKGVSDSSIPLLGEVTTTVATTNAQLAKVDTITDNATTVTTNAAALMSLFSATAGGPLVKAAAFTYGVRRALGEQQRKDVAKRVKDEMKAERKARKR; from the coding sequence ATGAGCGTCGGTGAAGTCGCGGGGTTGATAGCCGCCTGCGCGCTGCTCATCCTGGTGGGCCTGCTGGCCTATCCGATCCTGAAGCTCGGCAAGGTGTTCGACGAGACCCGGATCATGGTCAAGGGTGTCTCCGACTCCAGCATCCCGCTGCTCGGCGAGGTGACCACCACGGTCGCCACCACCAATGCCCAGCTGGCGAAGGTGGACACGATCACCGACAACGCGACCACCGTGACCACGAACGCGGCCGCGCTGATGTCGTTGTTCTCGGCCACCGCCGGCGGTCCGCTGGTGAAGGCGGCCGCGTTCACGTACGGCGTCCGCCGAGCGCTCGGCGAGCAGCAGCGCAAGGACGTCGCGAAGCGCGTCAAGGACGAGATGAAGGCCGAGCGGAAGGCGCGGAAGCGGTGA
- a CDS encoding nuclear transport factor 2 family protein: MSRVAEHVEAFNRAVVSGDWDAFAERFAVDASMRFADIPVGPFEGRTAIAAAYRENPPTETMTLVEDRNDVARFRWSGGGTGSMELRWAPDGAVRVLIVSFD, translated from the coding sequence ATGAGTCGGGTGGCGGAGCATGTCGAGGCGTTCAATCGGGCCGTCGTGAGTGGCGACTGGGATGCGTTCGCGGAGCGGTTCGCCGTCGACGCGAGTATGCGGTTCGCCGATATTCCGGTTGGGCCGTTCGAAGGGCGGACGGCGATCGCGGCGGCGTACCGGGAAAATCCGCCGACCGAGACGATGACGTTGGTCGAGGACCGTAACGACGTGGCGCGTTTTCGCTGGTCAGGCGGGGGAACGGGCTCGATGGAGCTGCGGTGGGCACCGGACGGAGCCGTACGGGTACTGATCGTGAGCTTCGATTGA
- a CDS encoding replication-associated recombination protein A: protein MSDGLFDLPGAPAPARGGGSLADVDHTAAPLAVRMRPRSLDELVGQQHLLAPGSPLRRLVEGDQPMSLLLWGPPGTGKTTIAAVVSHQTNRKFVELSAVTAGVKDVRQVIDGARRDLARATGSVETVLFIDEVHRFTKAQQDALLPGVENRWVTLVAATTENPFFSVISPLLSRSLLLTLESLTDDDISLLLDRALTDERGLNDEFELAPDARDHLLRMAGGDARRALTYLEAAAGGARAKHEQALKLAAATQDEATAQNEDDAEATEEAERRRAVIDLVTLETAVDRAAVRYDRAGDQHYDVASALIKSIRGSDVDAAMHYLARMIEAGEDPRFIARRLVISASEDIGMGDPTALGVAVAAAEAVQLIGMPEARINLAQAVVALALAPKSNAVIMAVDAAIADVKAGKVGPVPPHLRDAHYAGAKKLGHGSSYQYSHDDPRGVVPQQYAPDVIDGTDYYNPTRRGGEASYADRVAAIRKILRDREVGGSP from the coding sequence GTGAGTGATGGGTTGTTCGATCTTCCCGGGGCGCCGGCACCTGCTCGTGGGGGCGGGAGCTTGGCGGACGTGGATCACACCGCGGCGCCGCTGGCTGTGCGGATGCGGCCGCGGAGTCTGGACGAGCTGGTCGGGCAGCAGCATCTGCTGGCGCCGGGGTCGCCGTTGCGGCGGCTGGTCGAAGGCGACCAGCCGATGTCGCTGCTGCTGTGGGGTCCGCCGGGGACCGGGAAGACCACGATCGCGGCCGTCGTGTCGCACCAGACGAACCGGAAGTTCGTCGAGCTGTCGGCGGTCACCGCGGGTGTGAAGGACGTCCGGCAGGTGATCGACGGAGCCCGCCGCGATCTGGCTCGCGCGACCGGTTCGGTCGAGACGGTGCTGTTCATCGACGAGGTCCACCGGTTCACCAAGGCTCAGCAGGACGCGCTCCTGCCCGGCGTCGAGAACCGCTGGGTGACGCTCGTCGCCGCCACCACCGAGAACCCGTTCTTCTCGGTCATCTCGCCGCTGCTGTCGCGCAGCCTCCTGCTCACCCTGGAATCGCTCACCGACGACGACATCTCGTTGCTGCTCGATCGCGCGCTGACCGACGAGCGCGGCCTGAACGACGAGTTCGAGCTGGCTCCCGACGCCCGCGACCACCTGCTGCGGATGGCAGGCGGAGATGCGCGCCGCGCCCTCACCTACCTGGAAGCCGCGGCAGGTGGTGCCCGCGCCAAGCACGAACAGGCGTTGAAGCTGGCCGCCGCGACACAGGACGAGGCGACCGCGCAGAACGAGGACGACGCCGAAGCCACGGAAGAGGCAGAGCGCCGGCGCGCGGTTATCGACCTGGTGACGTTGGAGACGGCGGTTGATCGGGCCGCGGTGCGGTACGACCGCGCGGGGGATCAGCACTACGACGTGGCGTCGGCGTTGATCAAGTCGATCCGCGGGTCCGACGTCGACGCGGCGATGCATTACCTGGCGCGGATGATCGAGGCGGGGGAGGATCCTCGGTTCATCGCGCGGCGGTTGGTGATCTCGGCGAGTGAGGACATCGGGATGGGTGACCCCACCGCGCTCGGGGTCGCGGTGGCGGCGGCCGAGGCGGTGCAGTTGATCGGGATGCCGGAAGCGCGGATCAACCTCGCGCAGGCGGTGGTCGCGCTCGCGCTGGCGCCGAAGTCGAACGCGGTGATCATGGCCGTCGACGCGGCGATCGCCGACGTGAAGGCGGGTAAGGTCGGTCCGGTACCGCCGCACCTGCGGGACGCGCACTACGCCGGCGCGAAGAAGCTCGGCCACGGTTCCTCGTACCAGTACTCGCACGACGACCCGCGCGGCGTCGTCCCCCAGCAGTACGCACCGGACGTCATCGACGGCACCGACTACTACAACCCCACCCGCCGCGGCGGCGAAGCGTCGTACGCCGACCGCGTCGCCGCCATCCGCAAGATCCTCCGCGACCGCGAGGTCGGAGGCAGTCCATGA
- a CDS encoding VC0807 family protein: protein MPIRRGPWLLVVDIAVPLALYYGLKALGASDLTALLVGVIPGLISSAVSLVRSRRTDLVGMAVVISMVASTVVAVVGGDARLLLVRNAWISLPFAGITLWSLRHPEPMTYVVTRAMMPRRAPIMDELWATNTRYREAWKWITVWWGIAAVVDAIVRVVLSYTLPISVVPATDPIITVVTIVALQVPTIVLLHRSGTWHQVFAPHRANA from the coding sequence ATGCCCATCCGCCGCGGTCCCTGGCTCCTCGTCGTCGACATCGCCGTCCCGCTTGCCCTGTACTACGGTCTCAAGGCTCTCGGTGCGAGCGACCTGACCGCACTGCTCGTCGGCGTGATCCCAGGACTGATCAGTTCGGCGGTGTCGCTGGTGCGCAGCCGGCGTACCGACCTGGTCGGAATGGCTGTCGTCATCAGCATGGTGGCGAGCACCGTCGTCGCGGTCGTCGGTGGGGACGCGCGGTTGCTGCTCGTCCGGAACGCCTGGATCAGCCTTCCGTTCGCCGGTATCACGCTGTGGTCGCTCCGGCACCCGGAGCCGATGACGTACGTCGTGACCCGCGCCATGATGCCGCGCCGGGCGCCGATCATGGACGAGCTGTGGGCGACGAACACCCGGTACCGAGAAGCCTGGAAGTGGATCACCGTGTGGTGGGGTATCGCGGCGGTCGTCGATGCGATCGTCCGCGTCGTGCTCTCCTACACCCTGCCGATCTCCGTCGTACCGGCCACCGACCCGATCATCACCGTCGTGACGATCGTCGCCCTGCAAGTCCCCACCATCGTCCTGCTCCACCGCAGCGGCACCTGGCACCAGGTCTTCGCCCCGCACCGCGCGAACGCCTGA
- the secA2 gene encoding accessory Sec system translocase SecA2 gives MALKIASRFRRLLQRPGSIDLGPYEQLTQLVGEAEESVLSLTDEELTEAVAELRTTGGLHEDEQIEFLALARDAGRRAIGERAFDGQVVGALAMLQGRIVEMATGEGKTLAGAIAAAGYAVGGRRVHVLAVNDYLAKRDAEWMSPVYELLGVTVSHVGQASTPDERREAYQAEVCYVPVTEIGFDVLRDRLVTDVADRVTLEADVALVDEADSVLIDEARVPMVLAGATRSEALDDDVVQLVRTLRAGVDYEVDGDGRTVGLTDKGTDKVEAALGDINLYDDENLDRLTQVNVALHAEVLLRKDVDYLVRDGKVSLINNNRGRIAKLQRWPDGLQAAVEAKEAVPVSDSGEVLDSITVQALIKRYKTLCGMTGTAVVVGESLQEFYDVEVAVVPPNKPNIRVDDPDRLYLTVDQKNEALVKHIGEVHETGRPILIGTHSVEESEQLSDRLAAAGIEHVVLNAKNDAEEAAIIADAGVPGTVTVSTQMAGRGTDIRLGGKDESHDKEKAIELGGLYVIGTGLHASRRLDDQLRGRAGRQGDPGGTLFFASLGDELVTRYSVSSGLRPHPDEAGRLTDRKSIGVLEHAQRVADGANAELHRTTWQYNRLTGQQRAILLETREKVLTEDLAATELAERAKERYDELVDEVGADVVKAAARRIALGHLDRRWTDHLAYLADLREGIHLRSLAGGIVHLKPIDEFNKSAIASFDTLISDAWDDAVETFKTAEITAEGLNEEASGIPRPTATWTYLVNDNPFGTEADRILGRLRNAIKPESGAEPEEILPEEFDDDDLPEELREADDDELPEELRDAEDDPKK, from the coding sequence ATGGCCTTGAAAATCGCTTCCCGCTTCCGCCGGCTGCTGCAGCGCCCCGGCTCGATCGATCTCGGCCCGTACGAACAGCTCACCCAGCTGGTCGGCGAGGCGGAGGAATCGGTCCTCTCCCTGACCGACGAAGAGCTCACCGAGGCGGTCGCGGAACTGCGCACCACCGGCGGGCTGCACGAGGACGAGCAGATCGAGTTCCTCGCGCTGGCCCGGGACGCCGGCCGGCGGGCGATCGGCGAGCGGGCGTTCGACGGCCAGGTCGTCGGCGCGCTGGCGATGTTGCAGGGCCGGATCGTCGAGATGGCGACCGGTGAAGGCAAGACTCTGGCCGGCGCGATCGCCGCGGCCGGGTACGCGGTCGGCGGCCGCCGGGTGCACGTGCTCGCGGTGAACGACTACCTGGCCAAACGTGACGCCGAGTGGATGAGCCCGGTGTACGAGCTGCTCGGCGTGACCGTGTCGCACGTCGGCCAGGCGTCGACCCCGGATGAACGGCGCGAGGCGTACCAGGCCGAGGTCTGCTACGTACCGGTCACCGAGATCGGTTTCGACGTACTGCGGGACCGCCTCGTCACCGACGTCGCGGACCGGGTCACGCTCGAGGCGGACGTGGCGCTGGTCGACGAGGCCGACTCGGTCCTGATCGACGAGGCCCGCGTCCCGATGGTGCTGGCCGGCGCGACCCGCTCGGAGGCGCTCGACGACGACGTCGTCCAGCTGGTCCGGACGCTGCGCGCGGGCGTGGACTACGAGGTGGACGGCGACGGCCGGACCGTCGGGCTGACCGACAAGGGCACCGACAAGGTCGAGGCCGCGCTCGGGGACATCAACCTGTACGACGACGAGAACCTGGACCGGCTGACCCAGGTCAACGTCGCGCTGCACGCCGAGGTGCTGCTGCGCAAGGACGTCGACTACCTGGTCCGCGACGGCAAGGTCAGCCTGATCAACAACAACCGCGGCCGGATCGCGAAGCTGCAGCGCTGGCCCGACGGTCTGCAGGCTGCCGTCGAGGCGAAGGAGGCCGTCCCGGTCAGCGACTCCGGCGAGGTGCTGGACAGCATCACCGTGCAGGCGCTGATCAAGCGGTACAAGACACTGTGCGGCATGACCGGTACCGCGGTCGTGGTCGGCGAGTCGCTGCAGGAGTTCTACGACGTAGAGGTGGCCGTCGTACCGCCGAACAAGCCGAACATCCGGGTCGACGATCCGGACCGGCTGTACCTGACCGTCGACCAGAAGAACGAGGCGCTGGTCAAGCACATCGGCGAGGTGCACGAGACCGGACGGCCGATCCTGATCGGCACGCACAGCGTCGAGGAGTCCGAGCAGCTCAGCGACCGGCTCGCGGCGGCCGGGATCGAACACGTCGTACTGAACGCGAAGAACGACGCCGAAGAGGCGGCGATCATCGCCGACGCCGGTGTGCCGGGGACGGTCACCGTGTCGACGCAGATGGCCGGCCGCGGTACCGACATCCGGCTCGGCGGCAAGGACGAGTCGCACGACAAGGAGAAGGCCATCGAGCTCGGTGGCCTGTACGTGATCGGTACCGGCCTGCATGCGTCCCGGCGGCTCGACGACCAGCTGCGCGGGCGCGCCGGCCGGCAGGGCGACCCGGGCGGGACGCTGTTCTTCGCCTCGCTCGGCGACGAGCTCGTCACGCGGTACTCGGTGTCCTCCGGCCTGCGTCCGCACCCGGACGAGGCCGGCCGGCTGACCGACCGCAAGTCGATCGGCGTCCTCGAGCACGCGCAGCGGGTCGCGGACGGTGCCAACGCCGAACTGCACCGGACCACCTGGCAGTACAACCGCCTGACCGGGCAGCAGCGCGCGATCCTGCTCGAGACCCGGGAGAAGGTACTGACCGAGGACCTCGCCGCGACCGAGCTCGCCGAGCGTGCCAAGGAGCGGTACGACGAACTCGTCGACGAGGTCGGGGCGGACGTGGTGAAGGCCGCCGCGCGGCGGATCGCCCTCGGGCATCTGGACCGGCGCTGGACCGACCACCTGGCGTACCTGGCCGACCTGCGCGAGGGCATCCACCTGCGCTCGCTGGCCGGCGGCATCGTGCACCTGAAGCCGATCGACGAGTTCAACAAGTCCGCGATCGCGTCGTTCGACACGTTGATCTCGGATGCCTGGGACGACGCGGTCGAGACGTTCAAGACCGCCGAAATCACCGCGGAGGGCCTGAACGAGGAGGCCAGCGGCATCCCACGGCCGACCGCGACCTGGACGTACCTGGTCAACGACAACCCGTTCGGCACCGAGGCAGACCGCATCCTCGGCCGCCTGCGCAACGCGATCAAGCCCGAGTCCGGCGCCGAACCGGAGGAAATCCTCCCCGAGGAGTTCGACGACGACGACCTCCCCGAGGAGCTCCGCGAGGCCGACGACGACGAGCTACCGGAAGAGCTCCGGGACGCCGAGGATGACCCGAAGAAGTAA
- a CDS encoding GNAT family N-acetyltransferase, giving the protein MTPDELLDVFHRRIRLPDADAIPGWKQEHVGPGGVVHRSYVEGPDGAGFVEAPRGLGDDPDAVIAQELAFFRERGLPFEWKTYAYDEPADLGERLVRAGFSRETPETLILGEVDRVLERPSALPSKVRLREADGPDDYRRIAELTHTLWDSGLARIVEQLQGEARMFPDRLSVFLVEDVLTGGPALSAAWVRFHPGTGFASLWGGGTLPQWRRKGLYSALLSHRARLAKDRGYEFLRVDASEDSRPILQKLGLHAVTVTTPYEWTP; this is encoded by the coding sequence ATGACTCCTGACGAGCTGCTCGACGTGTTCCACCGCCGCATCCGGCTCCCGGACGCGGACGCGATTCCGGGGTGGAAGCAGGAGCATGTCGGCCCAGGAGGTGTCGTCCATCGGTCGTACGTCGAAGGGCCGGACGGTGCCGGGTTCGTCGAGGCGCCACGCGGGCTGGGGGACGACCCCGACGCGGTGATCGCGCAGGAGCTGGCGTTCTTCCGCGAGCGCGGGCTCCCGTTCGAATGGAAGACGTACGCGTACGACGAACCGGCCGACCTGGGGGAGCGGCTGGTCCGGGCGGGGTTCAGCCGCGAGACCCCGGAGACGCTGATCCTCGGCGAGGTCGACCGGGTCCTCGAGCGACCGTCCGCGCTGCCGTCGAAGGTCCGGCTGCGCGAGGCCGACGGCCCTGACGACTACCGGCGGATCGCCGAGCTGACCCACACGCTGTGGGACAGCGGGCTGGCGCGGATCGTCGAGCAGTTGCAGGGCGAGGCACGGATGTTCCCGGACCGCCTGTCGGTGTTCCTGGTCGAGGACGTGCTCACCGGCGGCCCGGCGTTGTCGGCGGCGTGGGTGCGCTTCCATCCCGGGACCGGATTCGCCAGCCTGTGGGGCGGCGGCACGTTGCCGCAATGGCGGCGCAAGGGCCTCTACTCCGCTCTGCTCAGCCACCGCGCCCGCCTGGCGAAGGACCGCGGCTACGAATTCCTCCGCGTCGACGCCTCCGAGGACTCCCGCCCGATCCTGCAGAAACTCGGCCTGCACGCGGTAACCGTTACCACCCCGTACGAATGGACACCCTGA
- a CDS encoding AMIN-like domain-containing (lipo)protein — MNIHHITRKTILATLTVLAVPAAAFAAPALTGSSAAPRTTSVSTAAASCPRGWGSLPEVNNHVRSPLSKPPTTVTGVRTGRHACFDRLVVDLTGGATGYDVRYVSSVRQDASGRLVPLRGGARLRIVVRAPAYDISTGRATYTPRNANELANVSGYSAFRQVAFAGSFEGQTTLGLGVRARLPFRVFTVPGPGSHARLVVDVAHHW; from the coding sequence ATGAACATCCACCACATCACCCGCAAGACGATCCTCGCCACACTCACCGTGCTGGCCGTCCCCGCCGCCGCGTTCGCCGCGCCCGCGCTGACCGGATCGTCCGCCGCCCCCCGAACGACTTCAGTCAGCACCGCCGCCGCCTCCTGCCCACGCGGTTGGGGATCGCTGCCGGAGGTCAACAACCACGTACGGTCGCCGCTGTCGAAGCCGCCGACGACCGTCACCGGTGTCCGCACCGGGCGCCACGCCTGCTTCGACCGGCTCGTCGTCGACCTCACCGGCGGCGCCACCGGGTACGACGTGCGCTACGTGAGCAGCGTCCGGCAGGACGCTTCCGGCCGGCTCGTCCCGCTCCGCGGCGGCGCCCGGCTGCGGATCGTCGTCCGCGCACCGGCGTACGACATCAGCACCGGTCGCGCGACGTACACGCCCAGGAACGCGAATGAACTGGCGAACGTGAGTGGGTACAGCGCGTTCCGGCAGGTCGCGTTCGCGGGGAGTTTCGAGGGGCAGACGACGCTCGGGCTGGGCGTCCGGGCCCGGCTCCCGTTCCGCGTGTTCACGGTCCCGGGGCCGGGCTCGCACGCCCGCCTTGTGGTGGACGTCGCCCACCACTGGTAA